TAACGTTCAAGAAAGGCATCAATTGAGCTGGGAGAAACCGCTTTGCATGAAAGTCATGGAAACGGAAGCATCCTTGTAAACCGGTTTGAAATATTAAGTTTGTTTAAAACAACAGAGCTTGGTCAAACCTACCTAGCTTTGGACAGGGTGACTCAGAAGAGAGTGGTTGTTAAATGCGTCAAATGCACTGCTAGTAATGAACGAAACAGTAAAATTAAGCTTGAACGACTTATGGTTGAAGCAAAGGTTTTACAGTCTCTTAACCATCCATCCATAGTGAAGTATGTTCACTCTTGGGGTGACAGATTCGACTTCTACTTAGTCACAGAATATGTCGACACAAAAAACATGAAAGAAACTTTTTTTCACAAACCCCAAAAACGAGCAACTGTAATCGAGTATATTCTTCAACTGCTCGAAGTCACAGAATATCTGCATTACAAAGGCGTAGTCCACCGAGACATTAAACCCTCAAACATACTGCTAAGCGACAACATAGTGCTGATAGATTTTGATGCATCTGAATCCTGCTACCTAAATTTTGACCACAAAAACGTAGTCATCGGCACGCCCGGATACCAATGCCCTGAATCATTCCAAGGCGTAATATCCCCACAAAGCGACATATTTTCAATCGGCGGAACTATTCTTTTCCTGCTTACAGGTGAAAATCCCTCAGGTAGCCTGACACGGTTCCGAAATCTCCCCGTTGAACAAGACCTGCTTGAGATAGCTTTTAAAGCCTTAAACCCCGATCCCGCTTTGAGGTTTAGGACAGTTTTTGAGATGAAACAGAAGCTGCTCAGTTTAACCAGTCCCCAAGCAAAGCTTGTGATGGGCGATGTACAGTGTCTACTCATGAAAAATCTTGTTCTTATAGGAAGAAGTGTTGACGCTGACTTTAAAATCTTGGATCCCTCAAAGTTTGTGTCACCTATTCATGCAGAGGTTGTTTTTGAAAACAAAAATTTTTTCATTTCAAACAAAAGCATAAACGGCACCTTCATTTACAGGCGTGATGAGTACCGAAAAATCGATAAATGGGCACTTCGTGACGGCGACGTAATTGTGTTATGTTACAAGCCCCAGAAGGGACCACACAAAATGGTGAAGTTCAGGCAAATTTCTTAAACATTAACCTATCACATTGTCAATGTACGGTATTTTCTTTACCAAATAGACTATCACCGAAGTTAACGTAAGCGTTACTAAAA
This is a stretch of genomic DNA from Candidatus Bathyarchaeota archaeon. It encodes these proteins:
- a CDS encoding protein kinase, producing MHESHGNGSILVNRFEILSLFKTTELGQTYLALDRVTQKRVVVKCVKCTASNERNSKIKLERLMVEAKVLQSLNHPSIVKYVHSWGDRFDFYLVTEYVDTKNMKETFFHKPQKRATVIEYILQLLEVTEYLHYKGVVHRDIKPSNILLSDNIVLIDFDASESCYLNFDHKNVVIGTPGYQCPESFQGVISPQSDIFSIGGTILFLLTGENPSGSLTRFRNLPVEQDLLEIAFKALNPDPALRFRTVFEMKQKLLSLTSPQAKLVMGDVQCLLMKNLVLIGRSVDADFKILDPSKFVSPIHAEVVFENKNFFISNKSINGTFIYRRDEYRKIDKWALRDGDVIVLCYKPQKGPHKMVKFRQIS